In Centropristis striata isolate RG_2023a ecotype Rhode Island chromosome 5, C.striata_1.0, whole genome shotgun sequence, a single genomic region encodes these proteins:
- the dlgap4a gene encoding disks large-associated protein 4 yields MKGLGANRSRHLSDSCEPTGCPQKPLCPLTSDPHTPFLLSPTINHYGTLDPHLHQCTPTSPTSMTPDCLLPFSQVSNSSTFPRLHFTSQSDQVDCSQACMAGGGVVGQGSRGGPLSTSLSMGMGLGLGLTGAPMITSGSATISSAAAAKMNRLPSNLLDQLERHLPLQRDGFSTLQFHRGRMSKQRSESPGRIRHLMHSVQKLFAKSQSLENSAIKGSLNGRSAGGMTGTTGAGEDGGRPTRRSKSKDRAKTEGPKQRPRPNALGLWSSDDALDSDTTKAGTIAVGYRNPLTMMTLGRAVSDSQAPPRYIPQGYNTISAHTLKTSKSSSDLKFLACPATQVGPKDEEGRIRGSKDDLLVKRGSWSTLTLTQARQVLQKGSATVNRTLLKSKSCHQDLAQQFLQVPLGDWAGTLGRGRARGTEIPCRRMRSGSYVKAMGDIEDSEDSEGSPKPSPKATARRQSYLKATQHSLSEQQPSPPQRNSLPSLKELSTNRSLDNLDCLVSPLEAPPHYRNSDFSQCSSTLGRASATQRVSLHTFFQVYGPGCGHSVPYCEGESQAVEALDLPAPTCFRSRSHSYLRAIQAGCSQDEDTASVDSESPPPTTTGYSSNTISNRKAPPPVPPRTTSKPLISVTVQSSTESAQDIYLDQQDRGSEVNSQSGRSNSSDSLCSIRTGSLAKGTRPPPIPVPIIIPVPAAGSVPPVPAPRDLPPTTTTTVATTTTSTSTQSQNDSLSTGFTLEQAPTATKRKLSSIGIQVDCILPVLREEPLPLTAPLKFQSIGVQVENGRPLSRDSSMASRQNTETEPQEPQDAAHTENNTANCTNSQTVNATAANRQDKAMEQQPLKHNSAPSRVSTSPPETLDPALDPSSLPPPDPSLETGNCSSQGDAVQPSTPACLRDGNWFLKLLQAETGRMEGWCQQMEQETKDNKLSEEVLGTIRSAVGSAQLLITKKFEQFRGLCNENLNVNANPRPTAQDLAGFWDLLQLSIEDISMKFDELYQLKANNWQFPEKPEKKDENKQLPTSVPKKQTKPKLSAGKDRSVDSAVDKQRQEARKRLMAAKRAASVRQNSATESADSIEIYVPEAQTRL; encoded by the exons ATGAAAGGGTTAGGAGCCAACCGCAGTCGTCACCTGTCCGACTCGTGTGAACCAACGGGTTGCCCCCAGAAGCCTCTCtgtcctttgacctctgacccccacACTCCCTTTCTGTTGAGCCCTACGATAAACCACTATGGCACCCTGGACCCCCATCTCCACCAGTGCACTCCCACCAGCCCCACCTCCATGACCCCTGACTGCCTGCTGCCTTTCAGCCAGGTCTCCAACAGCAGCACCTTCCCTCGTCTGCACTTCACCTCCCAGTCTGACCAGGTTGACTGCTCCCAGGCCTGTATGGCGGGTGGTGGTGTAGTGGGGCAGGGCAGTAGAGGGGGTCCACTATCCACCTCTTTGTCTATGGGTATGGGCTTGGGTCTGGGCCTTACTGGTGCTCCTATGATCACCAGTGGATCAGCCACCAtctcctctgcagcagcagccaagATGAATCGGTTACCCTCCAACCTTTTGGATCAGCTAGAGAGGCACCTGCCCCTGCAGCGTGATGGCTTCAGCACGCTGCAGTTTCATAGAGGACGTATGTCGAAACAACGCAGTGAGAGCCCAGGACGTATTCGCCACCTGATGCACTCTGTGCAGAAGCTATTTGCCAAGTCCCAGTCCTTGGAAAACTCGGCAATTAAAGGCAGCTTAAATGGGCGCTCCGCTGGAGGAATGACTGGCACCACAGGAGCTGGTGAGGATGGTGGTAGACCAACCCGCAGGAGCAAGAGTAAAGACAGGGCTAAAACTGAGGGGCCAAAGCAGAGACCGAGGCCCAATGCACTCGGCCTCTGGAGTTCAGACGACGCCCTGGACTCTGACACTACCAAAGCTGGCACTATTGCTGTAGGTTACCGCAACCCATTGACCATGATGACTCTTGGCAGAGCGGTGTCAGACAGCCAGGCCCCTCCCAGATATATCCCACAGGGCTACAACACCATTTCTGCACATACTCTCAAGACCTCGAAAAGCAGCAGTGACCTCAAGTTTCTGGCATGCCCGGCGACACAGGTAGGACCCAAGGACGAGGAGGGAAGAATCAGAGGAAGCAAGGATGATTTGCTGGTGAAGAGGGGCTCCTGGTCCACTCTCACCCTCACCCAGGCCAGGCAAGTGTTGCAGAAGGGCTCTGCTACAGTTAACAGGACCCTGCTTAAATCAAAGTCATGCCACCAAGACCTGGCGCAACAGTTCCTTCAG GTCCCACTGGGGGACTGGGCAGGAACTCTTGGTCGCGGCCGGGCCAGAGGAACTGAGATCCCCTGTCGAAGGATGCGCAGTGGCAGCTATGTGAAAGCTATGGGAGACATAGAAGACAGTGAGGACTCAGAGGGAAGCCCCAAACCTTCCCCCAAAGCCACTGCCCGTCGCCAGAGCTACCTGAAGGCCACCCAGCACTCCCTGAGTGAGCAGCAGCCATCTCCACCTCAACGCAA CTCCCTGCCGTCCCTGAAAGAGCTGTCGACTAATCGGAGCCTCGATAACTTAGACTGCCTGGTGAGTCCGTTGGAGGCGCCTCCTCACTACCGGAACAGTGATTTCAGCCAATGCTCGAGCACACTGGGCAGAGCCTCGGCCACTCAG CGTGTGAGTCTGCACACGTTCTTTCAGGTATACGGGCCGGGCTGTGGGCACTCAGTACCATACTGTGAGGGGGAATCGCAGGCAGTGGAGGCTCTGGATCTGCCTGCTCCTACGTGCTTCCGGTCGCGCAGCCACAGCTACCTGCGGGCCATCCAGGCGGGCTGCTCCCAGGATGAAGATACAGCCTCTGTGGACTCAGAATCACCACCGCCCACCACTACAGGCTACAGCTCCAACACCA TCAGCAATAGGAAGGCTCCTCCTCCGGTCCCACCGCGCACCACATCCAAGCCCCTCATCTCAGTGACGGTGCAGAGCAGCACAGAGTCAGCCCAAGACATCTACCTTGACCAGCAGGACCGTGGCAGTGAAGTGAACAGCCAGTCAGGACGCAGCAACTCCTCTGACAGTCTCTGTAGCATCCGCACAGGCAGTCTGGCTAAGGGGACTCGCCCTCCACCGATCCCTGTCCCTATTATAATCCCTGTACCCGCTGCAGGCTCTGTACCTCCTGTCCCAGCCCCTCGTGACCTCCCTCCCACCACCACTACCACAGTCGCCACTACCACCACTTCCACATCTACTCAGTCCCAAAATGACTCCCTGAGCACTGGTTTCACCTTAGAGCAGGCCCCGACTGCAACCAAGAGGAAACTATCCTCTATTGGAATTCAG GTGGATTGCATTCTTCCAGTCTTAAGAGAAGAACCACTACCCCTGACTGCACCCCTTAAGTTTCAGTCGATTGGAGTTCAAGTGGAGAACGGCAGGCC TCTCAGCCGGGACAGCAGCATGGCCTCCAGACAAAATACAGAGACTGAGCCTCAGGAGCCCCAGGATGccgcacacacagaaaacaacacAGCTAACTGCaccaacagtcaaacagtgaaTGCCACCGCAGCCAACAGACAGGACAAAGCCATGGAACAGCAGCCCCTTAAACACAACTCAGCCCCGTCCAGGGTATCCACCTCCCCTCCGGAGACCCTGGACCCAGCTTTAGACCCCTCCTCGCTGCCGCCTCCAGATCCCAGCCTGGAGACCGGAAACTGCAGCTCCCAGGGAGACGCCGTTCAACCCAGCACACCAGCTTGCCTCCGAGACGGTAACTGGTTTTTGAAGCTGCTGCAGGCGGAAACGGGGCGCATGGAGGGCTGGTGTCAACAGATGGAGCAGGAGACCAAAGACAACAAGCTGTCAGAAGAGG TGTTGGGGACGATCCGCAGTGCAGTCGGCAGCGCTCAGCTCCTCATAACAAAGAAGTTCGAGCAGTTCAGAGGGCTCTGTAATGAGAACTTG AACGTAAATGCCAACCCGCGACCAACAGCGCAGGACCTCGCAGGCTTCTGGGATCTGCTGCAGCTCTCAATAGAAGACATCAGCATGAAGTTTGATGAGCTCTACCAACTGAAAGCCAACAACTGGCAATTTCCTGAAAAACCAGAGAAGAAG GATGAAAACAAGCAGCTTCCAACATCTGTGCCAAAGAAGCAGACTAAGCCCAAGCTGTCAGCGGGGAAGGACAGGAGCGTGGACTCTGCCGTGGACAAACAGCGGCAAGAAGCCAGGAAACGTTTAATGGCGGCAAAGCGCGCGGCATCAGTACGGCAGAACTCCGCCACAGAAAGCGCCGACAGCATCGAAATCTACGTCCCCGAGGCCCAAACCCGCCTCTGA